The following are from one region of the Sphingobium sp. TKS genome:
- a CDS encoding c-type cytochrome gives MRRSLFLIPPLLALLAAPGHADTPGGVQAKNKAVDGEKVYKQICAACHMPNAMGSGGGTIPALAKDKKLADPAYPITIVMKGKGAMPPMSEILSTAQVAAVITYVRTHFGNSYPQPVTEADVKRIAKPGRSME, from the coding sequence ATGCGGCGCAGCTTGTTCCTGATTCCGCCGCTTCTGGCCCTTCTGGCGGCGCCGGGCCATGCCGATACGCCCGGCGGCGTGCAGGCGAAGAACAAGGCTGTCGACGGCGAGAAGGTCTACAAGCAAATCTGCGCCGCCTGCCATATGCCCAATGCCATGGGCAGCGGCGGCGGCACCATTCCGGCCTTGGCTAAGGACAAAAAGCTGGCTGACCCCGCCTATCCGATCACGATCGTGATGAAGGGCAAGGGCGCAATGCCGCCGATGAGCGAGATTCTGTCGACAGCGCAGGTGGCGGCAGTCATCACCTATGTGCGGACGCATTTCGGCAACAGCTATCCCCAGCCCGTTACGGAAGCGGACGTCAAGCGCATCGCCAAGCCCGGCAGAAGCATGGAATGA
- a CDS encoding flavin monoamine oxidase family protein yields the protein MENSTQPSRRQLLSLIGKMGGAAAMYQAMTALGHAAETQFDGPPVLSGAKPGASVVVLGAGLAGMVAAYELEKAGYQVKLLEFQDRPGGRNYTLRGGDIFTESDGTVQKVQFAPGNYINPGPWRIPHHHNCLLHYCRQFGVALEPFIQLNHNGFIHSSEAFGGKPQRYKAVATDFRGHTSELLAKAANAKALDGSVSAEDKEKLLEALRHWGVLDDNMAYTSSVAVSAQRGYDRPPGGGVEGAPSPSQIAKLGDVLDPQVWTAMSFYFNYVMQTTMFQPVGGMDMIGKAFAGQVGKLITYNAKVTKVAQSGKGVTVSYKDVPSGKMNSVSADWCVCTIPLSIISQVEMQVGPKLAAAMKAVPYAGQLKMGLEFKRRFWEEDDNIYGGHSFTDQPIAQLSYPNDRFFSNGPAVLLGAFARDAGAFELTGMTPQERIEAALAQGEIFHPQYRKEFMNGVSVPWSRVPWILGCTSRWSEENRAAHYQNLVAIDGRVVLAGEHASYYGGWMEGSLLSGIDAITRIHQRTQAA from the coding sequence ATGGAGAATAGCACGCAGCCGAGCCGCCGCCAGCTCCTGAGCCTGATCGGCAAGATGGGTGGCGCGGCGGCCATGTATCAGGCGATGACCGCGCTGGGCCATGCCGCCGAAACCCAGTTCGACGGGCCGCCGGTCCTGTCCGGCGCGAAACCGGGCGCATCGGTCGTCGTGCTGGGCGCTGGCCTTGCCGGGATGGTTGCAGCCTATGAACTGGAAAAGGCGGGTTATCAGGTCAAACTGCTGGAGTTTCAGGATCGTCCGGGCGGCCGGAACTATACGCTGCGCGGCGGCGATATCTTCACCGAAAGCGATGGCACCGTGCAGAAGGTGCAGTTCGCGCCTGGCAACTATATCAATCCCGGTCCCTGGCGCATTCCGCATCACCATAACTGCCTGCTGCATTATTGCAGGCAGTTTGGCGTGGCGCTGGAGCCGTTCATCCAGCTCAACCACAATGGCTTCATCCATTCGAGCGAGGCGTTCGGCGGCAAGCCGCAGCGCTACAAGGCGGTGGCAACCGACTTCCGGGGCCACACATCGGAATTGCTGGCGAAAGCGGCGAACGCCAAGGCGCTGGATGGCAGCGTGAGCGCGGAAGACAAGGAGAAGTTGCTGGAGGCGCTCCGCCACTGGGGCGTGCTGGACGACAATATGGCCTATACCAGCAGCGTTGCCGTCTCCGCCCAGCGGGGGTACGATCGGCCGCCGGGCGGGGGCGTGGAGGGCGCGCCCTCGCCATCGCAGATCGCGAAACTTGGTGACGTGCTCGACCCGCAGGTCTGGACGGCCATGAGCTTCTATTTCAACTATGTGATGCAGACGACGATGTTCCAGCCGGTGGGCGGCATGGATATGATCGGCAAGGCCTTCGCTGGCCAAGTCGGCAAGCTCATCACCTATAATGCAAAAGTCACAAAGGTCGCCCAGAGCGGCAAGGGCGTGACCGTCAGCTACAAGGATGTACCGAGCGGCAAGATGAACAGCGTCAGCGCCGACTGGTGCGTGTGCACCATCCCGCTGTCGATCATCAGCCAGGTCGAGATGCAGGTGGGACCGAAGCTGGCGGCGGCGATGAAGGCGGTGCCCTATGCGGGTCAGCTCAAAATGGGGCTGGAGTTCAAGCGCCGCTTCTGGGAGGAGGATGACAATATCTATGGCGGTCACAGCTTCACCGACCAGCCGATCGCGCAGCTATCCTATCCCAATGACCGCTTTTTCTCGAACGGACCGGCGGTGCTGCTGGGCGCCTTCGCCCGCGACGCAGGCGCCTTCGAGCTGACCGGCATGACTCCGCAGGAGCGGATCGAGGCGGCGTTGGCTCAGGGCGAGATTTTCCATCCGCAATATCGCAAGGAGTTCATGAACGGCGTGTCGGTGCCGTGGAGCCGCGTGCCCTGGATATTGGGTTGCACCTCGCGCTGGAGCGAGGAGAACCGGGCGGCGCATTATCAGAATCTCGTCGCGATCGACGGGCGTGTGGTGCTGGCGGGCGAGCATGCCAGCTATTATGGTGGCTGGATGGAGGGATCTTTGCTTTCCGGCATCGATGCGATCACGCGCATCCACCAGCGCACGCAGGCGGCATGA
- a CDS encoding RidA family protein, which yields MANPSAFRLSLMGIAAATALSSTAHAAPVEHKQTPGAMIASAAVVPPGSTLYFLSGATGAPIDPKDMESPNAFGDTEAQALSIFTKMKAQLAEMGLTMGDVVKLTVFLVGDPKLGGKMDRDGMTRAYKTFFGTAEQPNLPTRSAFQIAGLARPQQLIEIEAIAAKGN from the coding sequence ATGGCAAATCCGTCAGCGTTCAGGCTTTCTCTTATGGGCATTGCGGCGGCCACTGCCTTGTCGTCAACGGCCCATGCCGCACCGGTCGAACATAAGCAGACCCCCGGCGCGATGATCGCCAGCGCCGCTGTGGTCCCGCCCGGCAGCACGCTCTATTTCCTTTCCGGGGCTACGGGAGCGCCGATCGATCCCAAGGATATGGAAAGCCCGAACGCCTTTGGCGATACCGAGGCGCAGGCCCTGTCGATCTTCACCAAGATGAAGGCCCAGCTTGCGGAGATGGGCCTTACCATGGGCGATGTCGTCAAGCTGACCGTCTTCCTGGTCGGCGACCCCAAATTGGGCGGGAAAATGGACCGTGACGGCATGACGCGGGCGTACAAGACATTCTTCGGCACGGCCGAGCAGCCCAATCTGCCGACGCGGTCGGCCTTCCAGATCGCGGGTCTCGCCCGGCCGCAGCAACTGATCGAGATCGAGGCGATCGCGGCCAAGGGCAACTGA
- a CDS encoding amidohydrolase family protein: protein MKSPLKFLSVALLSACAVQAYAQPANLPPPGGEKPVAFDVHEGTSMAVSVSPDGKWLAVDLQGSLWIIPAKGGKAKRITDYFNDARQPVWSPDGSRLAYFAYREGGYDLWTIKPDGTDMRKLTEGAWDDREPAWSPDGKTIAFSSDRSGNYDIWTLDVASGAVKQLSSNPREDRMPSWSPDGVRIAYAGIDGAKTALYATTLADGKESLLKQVAGRVDAPSFGPAGDLAYVVQDAKGSHLEVDGKTISGTENVFPFRISWGKGGYYYVSDGKIRHRTGGRLSTVDFAATLEAVKPSYARAKRDWDSTAPRKALGIVHPTISPDGSRIAFVALGDLYWMSSKGGVPENLTKDAALDADPAWSPDGQSIVYTSDKGGGLPQLWIRDLKTGKDRKLTNIDTQPLGAAWSHDGSRIAFLDVDGRWGVAGVCVVDVASGKVTRLAESLGQPGSPSWSADGKYVAIALSYKYSNSFREGTNQVYVIPADGKGEPFWQLPQANAGTDTRGGGGPAWSPDGTKMAAIYEGLLKIWPVGADGKPMGPPRSYTSEISYFPTWTADSRTILYQSSDKLKTIDTETGVIREIPVDLTYRLANPTGRTVIHVSNLVDSVRDETQHDKDIVIEGNRIAAIRDHDPALHRAEHFIDGTGLTAIPGLIEHHAHLQKDFGSNLERAWLAYGITTVRDPGNQVYDAIEDREAAEAGVRPSPRLYVNGPLFEWQRVYYKMGVAVSGPAHLERELERARILKYDILKSYVRMPDIYQRRIVEAAHQMGVPVTGHEIFPAAYTGVDATEHLGATSRRGYSPKQGPMGMAYEDVIQLFGRSGRTLTPTNFGALAGYLEKNPAYRDDPRLNLYPIWARKTVTESDPMAAMLRPMMAGSLQSLKKIYDAGALVTAGTDTMIATNLHAEISSYVDAGLTPFQALQTATVNSAKSLNLDAGTLEAGKLADITLLAGDPRENIANTFNVRKVIANGRYYDVGDLVSGGK, encoded by the coding sequence ATGAAGTCTCCCCTGAAGTTTCTTTCTGTCGCCCTGCTGTCGGCCTGCGCCGTGCAAGCCTATGCCCAGCCGGCCAATCTCCCGCCGCCCGGAGGCGAAAAGCCGGTTGCCTTCGACGTGCATGAGGGCACCTCCATGGCCGTATCGGTCTCCCCCGACGGCAAATGGCTGGCGGTCGACCTTCAGGGCAGCCTCTGGATCATCCCGGCCAAGGGCGGGAAGGCGAAGCGCATCACCGACTATTTCAACGATGCGCGCCAGCCGGTGTGGTCGCCCGATGGTTCGCGGCTTGCCTATTTCGCCTATCGCGAGGGTGGCTATGATCTCTGGACCATCAAGCCTGACGGCACCGACATGCGCAAGCTGACCGAGGGCGCATGGGACGACCGCGAACCGGCCTGGTCCCCCGATGGCAAGACCATCGCCTTTTCCTCCGACCGCAGCGGCAATTACGACATCTGGACGCTGGACGTCGCAAGCGGGGCGGTGAAGCAACTCAGCAGCAACCCCCGCGAGGACCGGATGCCGAGCTGGTCGCCGGACGGTGTCCGCATCGCCTATGCCGGGATCGACGGCGCGAAGACGGCGCTCTATGCGACGACCCTGGCCGACGGCAAGGAAAGCCTACTCAAACAGGTGGCGGGGAGGGTCGATGCCCCCTCCTTCGGTCCCGCCGGTGACCTCGCTTATGTGGTGCAAGACGCCAAGGGCAGCCATCTGGAAGTGGATGGCAAAACCATCAGCGGAACCGAGAATGTCTTTCCCTTCCGCATAAGCTGGGGGAAGGGCGGCTATTATTACGTGTCGGACGGCAAGATCAGGCACCGTACCGGCGGACGCCTCTCCACCGTCGATTTCGCCGCCACGCTGGAGGCGGTGAAGCCCAGCTATGCGCGGGCGAAACGCGACTGGGATTCCACCGCGCCCCGCAAGGCGCTGGGCATCGTGCATCCGACCATCTCGCCCGACGGCAGTAGGATCGCCTTCGTGGCGCTGGGCGATCTCTATTGGATGTCCTCCAAGGGCGGTGTGCCGGAGAATCTGACCAAGGACGCCGCGCTGGATGCTGATCCCGCCTGGTCACCCGACGGGCAGAGCATCGTCTATACCTCCGACAAGGGCGGCGGCTTGCCGCAACTCTGGATACGCGACCTCAAGACCGGCAAGGATCGCAAGCTCACCAATATCGACACCCAGCCCCTGGGCGCGGCCTGGTCGCATGACGGCAGCCGGATCGCCTTCCTCGATGTCGATGGCCGCTGGGGCGTCGCTGGCGTCTGCGTCGTCGACGTGGCAAGCGGGAAGGTGACGCGGCTTGCAGAGTCGCTGGGCCAGCCGGGCAGCCCAAGCTGGTCGGCGGACGGCAAATATGTCGCGATTGCGCTATCCTATAAATATTCGAACAGTTTCCGCGAAGGCACCAATCAGGTCTATGTGATTCCCGCCGATGGCAAGGGCGAACCCTTCTGGCAGTTGCCGCAGGCCAATGCGGGAACGGACACGCGGGGCGGCGGCGGTCCTGCCTGGTCGCCGGACGGAACGAAGATGGCGGCCATTTATGAAGGCCTGCTGAAAATCTGGCCGGTGGGCGCGGACGGCAAGCCTATGGGGCCGCCGCGCAGCTATACATCCGAAATTTCCTATTTTCCCACCTGGACCGCCGATTCACGCACCATCCTCTACCAGTCGTCGGACAAGCTGAAGACGATCGACACCGAAACCGGCGTGATCCGGGAGATTCCGGTCGACCTCACTTACCGCCTCGCCAATCCGACCGGACGGACGGTGATCCATGTCAGCAATCTGGTGGACTCTGTCCGCGACGAGACCCAGCATGACAAGGACATCGTGATCGAGGGCAACCGCATCGCGGCGATCCGCGATCACGATCCGGCCTTGCATCGGGCGGAACATTTTATCGACGGCACCGGCCTTACCGCCATTCCCGGCCTGATCGAGCATCACGCCCATTTGCAGAAGGATTTCGGTTCCAATCTGGAACGGGCATGGCTGGCCTATGGCATCACCACCGTCCGCGATCCGGGCAATCAGGTCTATGACGCGATCGAGGACAGGGAAGCCGCCGAAGCGGGCGTCCGCCCATCCCCCCGCCTCTATGTCAACGGCCCGCTGTTCGAATGGCAGCGCGTCTATTACAAGATGGGCGTCGCCGTCTCAGGCCCGGCCCATCTGGAGCGGGAACTGGAGCGCGCCCGCATCCTGAAATATGACATATTGAAAAGCTATGTCCGCATGCCCGACATCTACCAGCGGCGCATCGTGGAGGCCGCGCATCAGATGGGCGTTCCCGTCACCGGCCATGAAATCTTCCCTGCCGCCTATACCGGCGTCGACGCGACCGAGCATCTGGGCGCGACCAGCCGCCGCGGCTATTCGCCCAAGCAGGGACCGATGGGCATGGCCTATGAGGATGTCATTCAGCTTTTCGGCCGCAGCGGCCGGACCTTGACGCCGACCAATTTCGGCGCGCTGGCCGGCTATCTGGAGAAAAATCCGGCTTATCGCGACGATCCGCGCCTTAACCTCTATCCGATCTGGGCGCGCAAGACCGTGACGGAGAGCGATCCCATGGCGGCGATGCTGCGGCCCATGATGGCGGGAAGTCTGCAGAGCCTGAAGAAGATCTATGATGCCGGCGCGCTGGTCACGGCGGGCACGGATACGATGATCGCGACCAATCTGCATGCGGAGATTTCCTCCTATGTCGATGCGGGGCTGACGCCCTTTCAGGCGTTGCAGACGGCGACCGTCAATTCGGCAAAGTCGCTCAATCTGGATGCAGGAACATTGGAGGCTGGCAAGCTGGCCGACATCACCCTTCTTGCGGGGGATCCGCGCGAGAATATCGCGAACACTTTCAACGTGCGGAAGGTGATCGCCAACGGGAGATATTATGATGTCGGAGACCTTGTTTCCGGCGGAAAATAG
- a CDS encoding gamma-glutamyltransferase family protein, with amino-acid sequence MSESAKQGLSRRDLAALAVGGAALAQTGTSALAQEASSAKAPLEPTRLVSAGETLRPEIVGSFGIVAAGRHYAVAAGTRILMAGGNATDAGVAAVFAAAVTEISHFGFGGEAPTIIYDAKAKKVSLVNGQGVAPALATPDKFAKAGVIPGNGPNGGTVPAMVDAMALALQLNGTMTLDQVLQPAIELADGFVMYNFLAEVFVSQKKATSKWKDAYDTYYPGGALPKVGEIFRQPNLARTIRIIAEADRAAYKKTKNRKAAIQAGRDAFYKGDIARRIGAAMERDGGLMRYEDLASYKGKVEVPAMTSVFGYEVYKGGFWSQGPAMLMALNIAEAAGIASMEPGSAPYLHTVAESIKLAFDDRNAYFGDPDFATVPMKGLLSKAYAADRVKQIGPKASLEHRYGDPWAYEGKARTTPVFTPHRLKAPPRPTADTTAIEVVDKDGNLFSATPSSGWLLGGAYIAGDTGVPMSNRLTVFDLDPESPNVLAPGKRPRTTLSPSMVLKDGAPYLAIGTPGGDNQDQQIMNVLLRVLAFDQPLQAAIEAPRINSNHFHASFAIKKDEPGVLEIENRVPQAVRDDLTARGHKLDVLGPFAVSTGIVAAGVVPGSGTLRGGADVRRERYVFGW; translated from the coding sequence ATGAGCGAGAGCGCAAAGCAGGGATTGAGCCGTCGTGACTTGGCGGCATTGGCCGTTGGCGGCGCCGCTCTGGCCCAGACTGGGACATCGGCCTTGGCGCAGGAGGCTTCCTCCGCCAAGGCGCCGCTGGAACCCACCCGGCTGGTAAGCGCGGGAGAGACGCTGCGGCCGGAGATTGTCGGCAGTTTCGGCATCGTTGCCGCCGGACGTCATTATGCAGTGGCGGCGGGGACGCGCATATTGATGGCGGGCGGCAATGCGACGGACGCGGGCGTTGCGGCGGTGTTCGCGGCGGCCGTGACGGAAATTTCGCATTTCGGCTTTGGCGGCGAAGCGCCGACCATCATCTATGACGCGAAGGCGAAGAAAGTCTCGCTGGTGAACGGCCAGGGCGTCGCGCCCGCGCTCGCCACGCCGGACAAGTTCGCCAAGGCGGGCGTCATTCCAGGCAACGGTCCCAATGGCGGCACGGTTCCCGCCATGGTGGACGCCATGGCGTTGGCGTTGCAACTCAATGGCACGATGACGCTCGACCAGGTTCTCCAACCCGCCATCGAATTGGCGGACGGTTTCGTCATGTATAATTTCCTGGCCGAAGTGTTCGTCAGTCAGAAGAAAGCCACGTCCAAATGGAAGGACGCCTACGACACCTATTATCCGGGCGGGGCATTGCCGAAAGTGGGCGAAATCTTCCGCCAGCCCAATTTGGCGAGGACCATCCGCATCATCGCGGAGGCGGATCGGGCCGCGTACAAGAAGACGAAGAACCGCAAGGCGGCGATCCAGGCGGGGCGCGACGCCTTCTACAAGGGCGACATCGCCCGGCGGATCGGCGCGGCGATGGAGCGAGACGGCGGCCTGATGCGCTATGAAGACCTTGCCAGCTACAAGGGCAAGGTCGAAGTCCCTGCCATGACCAGCGTCTTCGGCTATGAAGTCTATAAGGGCGGATTTTGGAGTCAGGGTCCGGCCATGCTCATGGCCCTCAACATAGCCGAGGCGGCGGGCATCGCATCGATGGAGCCGGGTTCGGCGCCCTATCTCCACACCGTCGCGGAATCGATCAAGCTCGCCTTCGATGACCGCAACGCCTATTTCGGGGATCCTGATTTCGCGACCGTGCCGATGAAGGGTCTGCTGTCCAAGGCTTATGCGGCCGACCGGGTGAAGCAGATCGGGCCGAAGGCGTCGCTGGAGCATCGCTATGGCGATCCCTGGGCTTATGAGGGCAAGGCGCGCACCACACCCGTTTTCACCCCGCACAGGCTGAAAGCGCCGCCGCGTCCCACAGCAGACACAACCGCCATCGAAGTGGTCGACAAGGACGGCAATCTGTTCAGCGCCACGCCCAGTTCGGGCTGGCTGCTGGGCGGCGCCTATATTGCGGGCGACACCGGCGTGCCGATGAGCAACCGGCTCACCGTCTTCGATCTCGACCCCGAAAGCCCCAATGTGCTGGCGCCCGGAAAGCGGCCGCGCACGACGCTTTCTCCCTCCATGGTGCTGAAGGACGGGGCGCCTTATCTGGCGATCGGCACGCCAGGCGGCGACAATCAGGACCAGCAGATCATGAACGTGCTGCTGCGCGTGCTGGCCTTCGACCAGCCGCTCCAGGCCGCGATTGAGGCGCCGCGCATCAACAGCAACCATTTTCATGCCTCCTTCGCGATCAAGAAGGATGAGCCGGGGGTGTTGGAAATCGAAAACCGGGTGCCCCAGGCGGTGCGCGACGATCTGACCGCGCGCGGGCACAAGCTCGACGTGCTGGGGCCTTTCGCGGTTTCCACCGGCATCGTCGCCGCCGGGGTCGTGCCGGGCAGCGGCACTTTGCGCGGCGGGGCGGATGTGCGCCGCGAACGCTATGTCTTCGGCTGGTAA